The following are from one region of the Fusarium verticillioides 7600 chromosome 1, whole genome shotgun sequence genome:
- a CDS encoding succinate dehydrogenase (ubiquinone) membrane anchor subunit: MASIARSSLLRQTAMASRLAAVPATRSTFMPMPSIRSQLKGVAAFHNTARRSAILPPGPQRIEGGVNDPAPIPEPNAAHGSYHWAFERLLAAGLVPLTVAPFAAGSLNPTLDAILCSVLLLHSHMGFQQVVIDYIPSRTYPGLRKIFNWLLNIATVLVGVGLYEFETNDVGITEAVRRVWKA; the protein is encoded by the exons ATGGCCTCAATTGCGCGTTCCTCTCTGCTTAGGCAGACCGCTATGGCTTCTCGATTGGCCGCTGTCCCCGCGACCCGAAGCACTTTCATGCCTATGCCTAGCATCCGATCTCAGCTTAAGGGCGTCGCTGCTTTCCACAACACTGCTCGACGATCTGCTATTCTCCCTCCCGGACCTC AGCGCATCGAGGGTGGTG TCAACGACCCTGCTCCCATCCCCGAGCCCAACGCTGCCCACGGCTCTTACCACTGGGCCTTCGAGCGCCTCCTCGCCGCCGGTCTCGTCCCCTTGACCGTCGCTCCCTTCGCCGCTGGATCTCTCAACCCAACTCTCGACGCCATCCTCTGCAGtgttctcctcctccactcccACATGGGCTTCCAGCAGGTCGTCATCGACTACATTCCCTCAAGGACCTACCCCGGCCTCCGAAAGATCTTCAACTGGCTCCTCAACATTGCGACTGTCCTCGTTGGAGTTGGTCTGTACGAGTTCGAGACTAACGATGTTGGTATCACCGAGGCTGTCCGACGAGTGTGGAAGGCATAA